The Inediibacterium massiliense genome has a segment encoding these proteins:
- a CDS encoding ABC transporter ATP-binding protein, whose translation MELATNNLTKCYGNKTAVNHLNIILSNGVYGLLGANGAGKTTLMRLLCAIQTPTSGKITLDGKNIMHMGERYRKHLGYFPQQFGYYPDFTARDFLLYIAALKGLSGTDAKQKSKELLEAVGLIEESNHKIKTFSGGMKQRLGIAQAMLNDPHILILDEPTAGLDPKERVRFRNLISAFSKDRIVVLSTHIVSDIEFIAGEIIMMKSGQVLHFGKPNEITSEINGKVWECVVSTDRVEQCSLTLNISNLRNMENNQTVLRIMDEHKPMTNAVEVQPNLEDLYLFYFKGGNN comes from the coding sequence ATGGAATTGGCAACGAATAATCTGACAAAGTGTTATGGAAACAAAACAGCCGTAAACCACTTAAACATTATTTTGTCAAATGGAGTTTATGGCTTGCTCGGCGCAAATGGCGCAGGGAAAACAACACTCATGCGCCTTTTATGTGCTATTCAAACGCCCACCTCTGGAAAAATTACTTTAGATGGCAAAAACATTATGCATATGGGAGAAAGATACCGAAAACATTTAGGGTATTTCCCGCAACAATTTGGGTATTATCCCGATTTTACAGCACGCGACTTTTTGCTTTATATTGCTGCCTTAAAGGGATTGAGTGGCACGGATGCAAAACAAAAGTCAAAAGAGTTACTTGAAGCTGTTGGTCTAATTGAGGAGAGTAACCATAAAATCAAAACCTTTTCAGGTGGTATGAAACAACGATTAGGAATTGCACAAGCTATGTTGAATGACCCGCATATTCTCATATTAGATGAACCAACGGCTGGACTTGACCCGAAAGAGCGTGTACGTTTTCGCAATTTGATCAGTGCATTTTCTAAAGACAGGATTGTTGTTTTATCTACGCATATTGTTTCTGACATTGAGTTTATTGCTGGAGAAATTATAATGATGAAATCTGGGCAAGTGCTTCACTTTGGAAAGCCAAATGAAATCACTTCTGAAATAAATGGAAAAGTATGGGAATGTGTTGTTTCAACTGATCGAGTGGAACAGTGTAGCTTAACTCTCAATATCAGCAATTTGCGGAATATGGAGAATAACCAAACTGTACTACGGATTATGGATGAACACAAGCCTATGACAAATGCTGTGGAGGTACAGCCAAATTTAGAGGATTTGTATCTTTTCTATTTCAAAGGAGGGAATAATTAA